From a region of the Tachypleus tridentatus isolate NWPU-2018 chromosome 1, ASM421037v1, whole genome shotgun sequence genome:
- the LOC143232860 gene encoding synaptogenesis protein syg-2-like — protein sequence MTENTTVTPQDIIINERIFTMLLIDIIKQRDDREIPEETQNVAVVGGKVAIPCDITPSIIGDTVELVLWYKDDFSKPIYSYDGRARTYNEAQHVAIDFLNRRAFFSTVDRPSVLAIYPVVPNDEGSYRCRVDFQLGRTRHFQTYVMVIVPPQSMRITDTRGKILQDRIGPLNEGDPYILTCEVFGGRPSPSVSWWKDNTLLDDSYETTARGTVVNKLVIPELKRYHLMATLTCQSSNNNMSIPLTTLITLDMNLRPTSVRIQDKGKPLSSGKVVELECRTDGSRPPADITWWRGVEPLRSNQNQTDGNWNHSILSFRPSKEDNGKYLFCKAENPEIRNSVMEDILLLDVYYPPEVMLRLGNKLRHSHIEEGNDVYLECNIQANPRVTEISWLFEGQEIQTNVTVGVIISNQSLVLQKVKLASRGHYYCSARNSEGYCKSNVIYLRVQCKYF from the exons ATGAC AGAAAATACGACAGTTACTCCACAAGATATTATAATCAATGAAAGGATTTTTACGATGCTGttaattgatataataaaacagcGAGACGACAGAGAAATACCAGAAGAAACTC AGAACGTCGCTGTAGTTGGAGGTAAGGTGGCGATTCCTTGTGACATCACTCCTTCTATTATTGGTGATACAGTGGAGCTCGTGTTGTGGTATAAAGACGACTTCTCTAAGCCTATTTATAGCTATGATGGCCGAGCGAGAACTTACAATGAAGCACAGCACGTGGCCATAGACTTCTTAAATAGAAGGGCCTTCTTTAGTACAGTAGACAGGCCTTCTGTCTTAGCGATATATCCAGTTGTACCTAATGACGAAGGGAGTTATCGTTGTCGTGTAGATTTTCAGTTAGGCAGAACAAGACATTTTCAAACGTATGTCATGGTAATTG TTCCGCCTCAGAGTATGAGAATAACTGACACCAGAGGGAAAATTCTACAAGACAGAATTGGTCCGCTAAACGAAGGCGACCCCTATATTTTGACATGTGAAGTGTTTGGAG GTAGACCTTCTCCGTCAGTAAGCTGGTGGAAAGATAATACACTTTTGGATGACAGTTACGAAACTACCGCCAGAGGGACAGTTGTGAACAAATTAGTAATTCCAGAGTTGAAGAGATATCATCTAATGGCAACCTTAACGTGTCAGTCATCTAATAATAACATGTCTATCCCTTTGACAACTCTCATAACGTTGGATATGAATC TTAGACCCACGTCCGTAAGAATACAAGATAAAGGGAAACCTCTATCTTCGGGGAAAGTGGTAGAACTCGAATGTCGCACTGATGGATCTCGTCCACCGGCGGATATAACCTGGTGGAGAGGTGTGGAACCATTAAGGTCGAATCAAAACCAAACAGATGGAAACTGGAATCACAGCATCCTAAGTTTCCGGCCTTCGAAAGAAGACAacggaaaatatttattttgtaaagcagAAAATCCGGAAATCCGTAACAGTGTCATGGAGGACATCTTGCTACTAGATGTTTACT ATCCACCAGAAGTGATGTTGAGACTCGGTAATAAGCTTCGCCATTCGCACATTGAAGAAGGAAATGACGTATACTTGGAATGCAACATTCAAGCTAACCCAAGGGTAACCGAGATCAGTTGGTTGTTTGAGGGACAAGAAATTCAAACGAACGTAACAGTCGGTGTCATTATCAGTAACCAATCGCTGGTTTTACAAAAAGTTAAGCTTGCTAGTAGAGGTCACTACTACTGTTCAGCAAGGAACTCGGAAGGTTATTGCAAAAGTAACGTTATTTATTTACGTGTCCAgtgtaagtatttttaa